The following are from one region of the Petrotoga mobilis SJ95 genome:
- a CDS encoding ABC transporter ATP-binding protein: MSYIQIRNIYKVYPPDVLALEGVNFSLEKGEIHSIIGENGAGKSTLMKILYGMVPPSSGEIFINSQEQKITNPNVAIKLGIGMVHQEFMLVPSFKVYENVVLGMEKTKNFGFLDKEKILNELEEITKKFSLAVDLQATTSNLSVAAQQKVEILKLLYRKVDTLIFDEPTAVLTPQETQQLFKEIRNIRDTGKTIVFISHKLEEVLEISDIITVMRRGKIISTLKNENLSKGELAKMMVGKEVMLTVKKVPKEPGKEVFKCENLTVASNKTKINLLSNINIVIRSGEIVGLAGVEGNGQYEIVQTIIGEIYPNHGKIFIEDQNITELPIRKRRRLISYIPADRKRYGLALNAVLTENLAMTHHLGEKLSKFKYIMDWKKAKKFAKDLINQYNILSRSINDVPKSLSGGNQQKLIVAREFSLDAPFLLLDQPSRGLDVGSIEYVHNVILEMREKGKGILMISADLDELLSMCDRLYVVRKGEIVAELDPKIHSKEEVGEYMLGAKL, translated from the coding sequence ATGTCTTATATACAAATAAGAAATATATATAAAGTATACCCACCTGATGTTTTAGCCTTGGAAGGAGTGAATTTCTCCTTAGAAAAAGGAGAAATTCACTCTATTATAGGCGAAAACGGAGCCGGAAAAAGCACGTTGATGAAGATCTTATACGGTATGGTGCCTCCATCCAGTGGGGAGATCTTTATCAATAGTCAAGAACAAAAAATAACTAACCCAAACGTAGCTATTAAACTTGGTATAGGTATGGTTCACCAAGAATTTATGCTCGTTCCTTCTTTTAAGGTATACGAGAACGTTGTTTTGGGTATGGAAAAGACAAAAAATTTCGGCTTCCTAGATAAAGAAAAAATATTAAATGAGTTAGAAGAGATTACCAAAAAGTTTAGTTTGGCTGTTGATTTACAAGCAACTACTTCCAACCTCTCTGTCGCAGCCCAACAAAAAGTGGAAATTCTAAAATTGCTGTACAGAAAGGTTGACACGTTGATTTTTGATGAACCAACAGCGGTATTAACACCTCAAGAAACTCAACAACTATTCAAAGAGATCAGAAATATTAGAGATACCGGTAAAACCATTGTTTTTATCAGTCATAAATTGGAAGAAGTATTGGAAATCTCAGATATCATAACAGTTATGAGAAGGGGAAAAATTATCTCAACTTTAAAGAACGAAAACCTTTCAAAAGGCGAATTGGCTAAAATGATGGTAGGCAAAGAGGTTATGCTCACTGTAAAGAAGGTACCAAAAGAACCAGGTAAAGAGGTTTTTAAATGTGAAAATTTGACCGTTGCTTCGAATAAAACAAAGATAAACCTATTGTCAAACATCAATATTGTTATTAGATCAGGTGAGATAGTTGGTTTAGCAGGTGTTGAAGGCAACGGCCAATACGAGATCGTACAAACAATAATCGGTGAAATTTATCCGAATCACGGAAAAATTTTTATAGAAGATCAAAATATCACAGAGCTCCCCATCAGAAAAAGAAGAAGACTAATTAGTTATATCCCTGCCGATAGAAAAAGATATGGATTAGCTTTGAACGCTGTTTTAACAGAAAATCTTGCCATGACTCACCACTTAGGTGAAAAATTATCAAAATTCAAATATATCATGGATTGGAAAAAGGCTAAAAAATTTGCGAAAGATTTGATCAATCAATACAACATCCTTTCAAGAAGTATAAACGATGTTCCTAAAAGCCTCTCAGGAGGTAATCAGCAGAAATTAATAGTTGCCCGTGAATTCAGCCTCGATGCACCGTTTTTGCTTTTGGACCAACCAAGCAGAGGATTAGATGTTGGTTCAATCGAATATGTTCATAACGTTATCCTTGAAATGAGAGAAAAAGGGAAAGGGATTCTGATGATCTCTGCAGATCTGGATGAACTTTTATCTATGTGCGATAGGTTGTACGTGGTACGAAAAGGAGAAATAGTGGCTGAATTAGACCCCAAAATTCACTCAAAAGAAGAAGTGGGCGAATACATGTTGGGGGCTAAACTATGA
- a CDS encoding sugar ABC transporter ATP-binding protein, whose translation MLLEMVDITKTFPGVLALDKVSFNLKEKEIHALLGENGAGKSTLIKILGGIYQPDSGEIILSEERVIFRSPIEAKKRGISIIHQELMLAENLSIAENIFLGKEKGNFLNIDFKSMAIEAKKYLNMLDFDIDPKIKVSNLNVSEKQLVEIAKAIASQAKIIVMDEPTATITEHETRTLFKVMRDLKEKGISIIFITHKLEEVYQIADRVTVLRDGKLVGSGNLEELNQDDLIKMMVGREIKDMFPKFNKVRDKIALKVEEFEIPGKVYPLSFEVREGEIFGITGLVGCGKSELALGLFGAYKSTFKNLIVENQKVEELKSPSQALKRGIVLVPEDRKTQGLVQLLTVVENITIPNAEEFAPIFNIDWKKAIEETKNQVQKYNIKVSSNKQKVKNLSGGNQQKVVLAKFLLKQPKIAILVEPTRGIDVGAKIEVYKLINDLANRGMGVILVTSEIPEILGLCDRTLIMHRGKKTALLEKEEMTPENILKAGMGLVEIV comes from the coding sequence ATGTTATTAGAGATGGTAGATATTACCAAAACCTTTCCAGGGGTTTTAGCCCTTGACAAAGTCAGTTTCAATTTAAAAGAAAAAGAAATACACGCCTTACTTGGAGAAAATGGGGCTGGCAAAAGTACGTTAATCAAAATACTTGGGGGAATTTATCAGCCAGATAGCGGTGAGATAATTTTAAGTGAGGAAAGAGTAATCTTTCGTTCCCCAATAGAAGCCAAAAAAAGAGGAATATCTATAATACATCAAGAATTAATGCTGGCTGAAAATTTATCGATTGCAGAAAATATATTTTTAGGAAAAGAGAAAGGTAATTTCTTGAATATCGATTTTAAATCTATGGCTATCGAAGCAAAAAAATATCTAAATATGCTTGATTTTGATATTGACCCAAAAATAAAGGTTTCTAATCTAAACGTATCAGAAAAACAGTTGGTAGAAATTGCTAAAGCTATAGCATCACAAGCCAAAATTATCGTTATGGACGAACCTACTGCTACAATTACCGAGCACGAGACACGTACTTTATTTAAGGTTATGCGGGATCTTAAAGAAAAGGGGATTTCTATTATTTTTATAACCCACAAACTCGAAGAAGTTTATCAAATTGCCGATAGAGTAACCGTTCTTAGAGATGGTAAATTGGTTGGTTCTGGAAATTTAGAAGAACTAAACCAAGATGACCTGATAAAGATGATGGTAGGAAGAGAAATAAAAGACATGTTCCCCAAGTTTAATAAGGTAAGAGACAAAATTGCCCTAAAAGTTGAGGAATTTGAAATTCCTGGAAAGGTCTACCCACTTTCTTTTGAAGTTAGGGAAGGGGAAATATTTGGAATAACAGGATTGGTTGGTTGTGGAAAATCAGAACTGGCATTGGGACTTTTTGGGGCATACAAATCAACTTTCAAAAACCTTATTGTAGAAAACCAAAAGGTAGAAGAGCTCAAGTCTCCCTCTCAAGCTTTGAAAAGGGGTATAGTTTTGGTTCCTGAGGATAGAAAAACCCAAGGGCTAGTTCAGCTATTGACTGTTGTTGAGAACATAACCATTCCCAATGCTGAAGAATTCGCTCCTATTTTCAATATTGATTGGAAAAAAGCTATCGAAGAAACTAAAAATCAGGTCCAAAAATATAATATAAAAGTATCGTCTAACAAACAAAAGGTGAAAAACTTATCTGGCGGAAACCAACAGAAGGTTGTATTAGCAAAATTCTTATTAAAACAACCAAAAATTGCCATCCTTGTAGAACCTACTCGGGGAATAGATGTTGGAGCTAAAATTGAAGTTTATAAGCTCATAAACGATTTAGCTAATAGAGGAATGGGAGTGATATTAGTGACTTCAGAGATTCCGGAAATTTTGGGGTTATGTGACAGAACTCTGATAATGCACAGAGGAAAGAAAACAGCTTTATTGGAAAAGGAAGAAATGACACCAGAAAATATACTAAAAGCTGGAATGGGGTTGGTTGAAATTGTTTAA
- a CDS encoding ABC transporter permease, translating to MRKNPALVGFIILFVVLSIFTDSFFNLYNIVNVIRQVSIMAILGFGMTLVIISGGIDLSVGSTFAFSAVVMASIVKDGRVLLGIIVGLLIGAAIGAFNGIVISKGKIQPFIVTLATMAIGRSLTLAYTEGIPISLFPDSFRFLGRGDIFGIPVPILIMLGIFFLSLYILKKTKLGLYIYAIGGNEEATKLSGVNVDRYKTVVYMLSGLFSAISAIILTARLNSAQATFGQGYELDAIATVVLGGASLAGGKGGVLGTLFGALLLGTINNGMNLMNISPFYQDLVKGVIILLAVLSEKEE from the coding sequence ATGAGAAAAAATCCTGCCCTTGTTGGTTTTATCATTTTGTTTGTGGTACTTTCAATTTTTACAGACAGCTTTTTTAATCTCTATAATATTGTTAATGTTATTAGGCAAGTTTCAATAATGGCTATCCTCGGTTTCGGAATGACACTTGTAATAATTTCTGGAGGAATAGATCTATCTGTTGGTTCAACCTTTGCTTTTAGTGCTGTTGTTATGGCTTCCATAGTCAAAGATGGAAGAGTCCTATTAGGAATAATTGTAGGCTTATTAATTGGCGCAGCGATAGGGGCATTTAATGGAATTGTCATATCGAAAGGCAAAATCCAACCTTTCATTGTAACATTAGCTACAATGGCTATAGGAAGGAGCTTAACCTTAGCATACACTGAAGGAATCCCCATCTCACTTTTCCCAGATAGTTTTAGATTTTTGGGTAGAGGGGATATATTTGGTATACCAGTCCCCATTTTGATTATGTTAGGTATATTTTTTCTTTCCCTTTACATACTGAAAAAAACAAAATTGGGATTGTATATATACGCAATTGGAGGAAATGAGGAAGCCACGAAACTCAGTGGAGTAAACGTAGATAGATATAAAACCGTTGTTTATATGTTGAGTGGACTTTTTAGTGCGATCAGCGCAATAATCTTGACAGCAAGATTGAACAGCGCTCAAGCCACTTTTGGGCAAGGGTATGAACTTGACGCAATAGCAACAGTCGTTTTGGGTGGAGCAAGTTTAGCTGGAGGAAAAGGTGGAGTGTTAGGAACGTTGTTTGGTGCCCTTCTTCTGGGAACAATTAACAACGGAATGAACTTGATGAATATTTCCCCATTTTATCAAGATTTAGTTAAAGGAGTCATAATACTGTTAGCTGTTCTTTCAGAAAAAGAGGAATAA
- a CDS encoding LacI family DNA-binding transcriptional regulator, whose translation MNKQITIKDIAKEAGVSISTVSRVINSSLPVKKETKEKVLKAIEKLNYYPDSLARSLRVGYTKTIGIIIPNIANPFFATIVRGAEDFLRSKGFSLIICNSDNNISEEKKLFKTLIEKKVDGILYSGIGDHVESLINRNVKTVFIDRIIKNNEFSYVCSNNYNGMHKLLEYLYNSNHRKFIFISGKREIFSAAERLRAFQDFANEYKIDYKIFEGEYTHESGISVAKKIKSLPDVVVCANDLLAYGVIEHFKTNGLKVPKDVSVTGYDDIAFSKMFSPPLTTVKQPMYEMGKTAGEMIFTILSKKIDHIPVKQFENEIIIRESTRGRN comes from the coding sequence ATGAATAAACAAATAACCATTAAAGATATAGCAAAAGAAGCGGGGGTTTCCATATCAACTGTTTCAAGGGTAATAAACAGTTCCTTACCGGTAAAAAAAGAAACTAAAGAAAAAGTTTTAAAGGCAATTGAAAAGTTGAATTATTATCCCGATTCTCTCGCCAGGAGTTTAAGAGTTGGATACACCAAGACAATAGGTATTATCATTCCAAATATTGCCAACCCCTTTTTTGCAACTATAGTAAGAGGAGCAGAAGATTTTCTAAGATCAAAAGGCTTTTCTTTGATTATATGCAATTCGGATAACAACATTTCTGAAGAAAAAAAATTATTTAAAACATTAATCGAAAAGAAAGTCGATGGGATTTTGTACTCAGGTATAGGTGACCATGTTGAAAGTCTCATCAATAGAAATGTAAAAACCGTTTTCATAGACAGGATCATTAAAAACAATGAATTTTCTTACGTTTGTTCAAACAACTACAATGGAATGCATAAATTACTTGAATATCTATACAATTCAAATCACAGAAAATTCATATTTATAAGCGGCAAGAGAGAAATATTCAGTGCAGCTGAAAGATTAAGAGCCTTCCAAGATTTTGCAAATGAATACAAGATAGATTACAAAATATTTGAGGGAGAGTACACTCATGAATCGGGGATTTCGGTGGCTAAAAAGATTAAAAGTCTTCCCGACGTTGTGGTATGTGCAAATGACTTGTTGGCTTATGGAGTTATAGAACATTTTAAAACAAATGGTTTGAAAGTGCCAAAAGATGTAAGCGTCACTGGCTACGACGACATCGCGTTTAGTAAAATGTTCTCACCACCTTTAACCACTGTGAAACAACCTATGTATGAAATGGGAAAAACGGCCGGAGAAATGATCTTTACAATACTTTCAAAAAAAATCGATCACATTCCTGTGAAACAGTTTGAGAACGAGATAATAATTCGAGAAAGTACGAGGGGGAGAAACTAA
- a CDS encoding ABC transporter permease — MKSLNKILTGIIGIALSFLAAAVLIKLQGNSPIEAYRALFNYGLASWFSLSSTLNNATPLILTGMAAAIAFSSNVVNLGEPGQLIVGALTAALLGYYLPIPGILGIFVILVISGIVGGLYGGLAGVLKKYYKMDEFITTLMLNFIADYLTLYLATYPFLDEKSYVPATHMIKREFFLPTINGINISFFIAIFMVFVSFFVVTYLKKGYEWRMMGHNYDFSKIGGCKNEENLIWVMFYTGFLSGLAGALLILGGTQHRFIKGIGANYGWDGVMLAIVGGNGVVETSVFAIFFGFLKAGGIGMEFEVSIPSEFTMVLQAIIVLLVVATRSTISYYSDKIKASLKAKRVVKSSD, encoded by the coding sequence ATGAAAAGTTTAAATAAAATATTAACAGGAATCATTGGTATAGCCTTGTCTTTTCTTGCAGCTGCGGTTTTGATAAAACTCCAGGGAAATTCCCCTATCGAAGCTTATCGAGCATTATTTAATTACGGATTAGCTTCATGGTTTTCTCTTTCTTCAACTTTAAACAACGCTACCCCATTGATATTAACGGGTATGGCTGCAGCAATAGCATTCAGTTCAAACGTGGTGAACCTTGGAGAACCAGGACAACTAATTGTTGGAGCTTTGACCGCTGCGCTTTTAGGATACTATCTACCCATACCAGGAATCTTGGGGATATTTGTTATTTTGGTAATTTCTGGTATCGTTGGGGGCTTATATGGCGGCTTGGCTGGTGTACTAAAAAAGTATTATAAAATGGATGAATTTATAACCACTTTAATGCTGAATTTTATAGCTGATTACTTGACTTTGTACCTGGCGACCTACCCATTTTTGGATGAAAAATCCTACGTCCCCGCCACTCATATGATAAAAAGAGAATTTTTTCTTCCCACTATAAACGGAATAAATATCAGTTTTTTCATAGCGATTTTTATGGTCTTTGTTTCATTTTTTGTTGTGACTTATCTAAAAAAAGGTTACGAATGGCGTATGATGGGACATAATTATGATTTTTCAAAGATAGGTGGATGTAAAAATGAAGAAAATTTAATCTGGGTTATGTTTTACACAGGGTTCCTTTCCGGCTTAGCAGGTGCTTTGTTGATATTAGGTGGGACTCAACATAGGTTTATTAAAGGGATAGGAGCAAACTATGGCTGGGATGGAGTAATGCTTGCCATAGTGGGAGGTAACGGAGTAGTTGAAACATCAGTTTTTGCCATATTCTTCGGGTTTCTTAAAGCAGGTGGAATAGGTATGGAATTCGAGGTATCAATACCTTCTGAATTCACAATGGTTCTTCAAGCTATAATCGTTTTATTGGTTGTTGCAACAAGGAGTACGATATCTTACTACAGTGATAAAATCAAGGCTTCTCTGAAAGCAAAAAGAGTGGTGAAATCCTCTGACTGA
- the rbsD gene encoding D-ribose pyranase produces MKKQGIFNSQISYFVASMGHKDMLSIVDMGYPIPKDATFVDLVFDKGIPNFIDTIKMVLYELEVEKVIIAGEMEVNNLKNYQKVIDIFSNIEIEKKSHEEFKDIAKNSKFFIRTGECTPFSNIILVSGVIF; encoded by the coding sequence TTGAAAAAGCAAGGCATATTTAATTCTCAGATATCATATTTTGTTGCATCGATGGGGCATAAAGATATGTTAAGTATAGTTGACATGGGTTATCCAATACCAAAAGATGCCACATTTGTTGACTTGGTTTTTGATAAAGGTATACCAAATTTTATCGATACCATAAAAATGGTTTTATACGAATTAGAAGTTGAGAAAGTTATTATCGCTGGTGAGATGGAAGTAAATAATCTTAAAAATTATCAAAAAGTGATCGATATATTTTCAAATATTGAGATAGAGAAAAAATCACATGAAGAGTTTAAAGATATAGCAAAAAATTCCAAATTTTTTATAAGAACTGGAGAATGTACCCCCTTTTCAAACATTATATTGGTTTCAGGGGTGATTTTTTAA
- a CDS encoding ABC transporter permease — protein sequence MRDSFSSATPILLAALGGTFTYYANVFNIAMEGMMLIGAFFGVLGSYLFQSWAMGMLFAVISGAVVALIFSAFALSLKTDEFLTGIGINMLALGGTTYLLRNIFDVKGAFISPKIESLPTWDIPILNQIPILSQILNNHPFIVYITILLALLLEVIIFHTKFGLRLRATGEDPETTRSLGISPNKMKFTSILLSGILSSMAGTYLSLGYVTLFSENMSNGRGWISLAIIILVKGRPLGILLMSLLFGFFESVTFTLQNFNIPPQITSMLPYVITLVVLFLYSSNKREEKNE from the coding sequence ATTAGAGACAGTTTCAGTAGCGCAACTCCTATACTTCTTGCAGCGTTGGGGGGCACTTTTACCTATTACGCTAACGTATTCAACATTGCTATGGAAGGTATGATGCTTATCGGGGCTTTCTTCGGAGTTTTGGGAAGCTATCTTTTTCAAAGTTGGGCAATGGGCATGTTGTTTGCAGTGATTTCCGGAGCTGTTGTTGCCCTGATTTTTTCGGCATTTGCATTGTCCCTTAAAACAGACGAATTCTTGACAGGAATCGGTATAAATATGCTCGCTTTGGGTGGAACTACGTATCTTTTAAGGAATATTTTCGACGTAAAAGGTGCTTTCATATCTCCAAAGATAGAATCTCTTCCAACATGGGACATACCCATTTTAAATCAAATTCCTATTCTTTCACAAATATTGAACAATCATCCTTTTATTGTTTACATAACAATACTTTTAGCCTTGTTGTTAGAAGTTATAATATTTCACACAAAATTCGGTCTCAGACTTAGGGCAACAGGGGAAGATCCAGAAACCACAAGATCTTTAGGCATTAGCCCTAATAAAATGAAGTTTACCTCTATACTACTTTCAGGTATACTTTCTTCCATGGCTGGAACATACTTATCCTTAGGCTACGTTACCCTTTTCAGCGAAAATATGTCAAACGGTAGAGGATGGATATCTTTGGCTATAATAATCTTGGTAAAAGGTCGTCCTTTAGGAATACTTTTAATGTCTTTACTGTTCGGATTTTTTGAAAGTGTGACTTTCACTCTTCAAAACTTCAATATCCCACCACAAATCACTTCCATGTTACCTTATGTAATTACTCTGGTGGTCTTATTCTTATACAGTTCCAACAAAAGGGAAGAAAAAAATGAGTAA